A stretch of DNA from Solea solea chromosome 20, fSolSol10.1, whole genome shotgun sequence:
GACTgcataagaggaaaaaaagaggatttaGCCACTTAATTAAGACTCACTGAATaaaacgtctttatctcactgttagacagactaacaggaaactgaagtttgaaaacgctcactctcacacaccaaacctcatagagaagtgattttagctcacggggacacaggagctgctgctctactgctgcctcgtgtggtcactttgtgtcactgaggtcaatctgaacaaaggatttcataAGCCGATATCTCAAAATGATACTATTGatgaatgatttattatttgaaCTGAccaatggaggcagcagtggattaaaaacTACTGTgttgctgtgacgttaaaatcgttgattttcaccatggagtttggtgtgggagaccGAGTTCTTGGCGCAGCTCCGAAAACTCACTCTCTGATTGATCCATCTATTGATTATGTTTGAATTAGTTCAAAATAATGATATGCCTGTCCTttcaaaggtgttttttttgtcttaaatgaCAGCTCGTGTAATTCTATCTGCTGATTCCACTGAAGGAAAAAGGCTTTAATGGGCAAAAATAAAGCCACACACTTCTTTAGAAAGAAAATTCCAagcttttaaatctttaaaacatgtgaaaacatttgtgctgtgtgtgtgtgtctctctcactctgtgtgtgtgtgtgtgtctctctcactctgtgtgtgtgtgtgtgtgtgtgtgtgtgagagatactTGTTCACTTGTTATCTGCTGCTTCCTCTAACATTAACAGAGACATGTGATGATCTGTTATCAATAAAACATCGTGAGATGATCTCGCGGGACGGAAACCAAAAGTGACGACCGACACCGCGGTTTCAATTAGTCCAAAGAGGAAgtttgagagagacagagagggagggagagagggagggagagagagagagagagggagagagagagagagagagagacagagagagagagagagagagagagagagagggagagagagagagagagagagagacagagagagagagagagggagagagagagagagagagagacagagagagagagagagagacagagagagagagagagagagagagagagagacagagagagagggagggagacggtTGATGATCTGGTTCACATCAAACGCAGCAGAAGGAAAGTGTGATAAATTATAAATATCTATAACAGATGAAAATAGGCtacaagagaagagagagagtcagCCGTTAATCACACGCAGTCATAATTAGACGTTATTACGCACGATTTAGATCAATGTGCAGATAAatgtactttattgatcccaaaaaCAGGGAAATTCTGACAAATTCTTCACTGCAACGAGACGCCGAtcgatattgttttttttacagctgatTTTCCTATTTTTTCTGATATAACTGTCCAatgataaataatacaaaaaacattacatacagtatttccattaaaaaatgaTGTATAACCTACATAAAAGACTAAATATTTGGATGAAAATATAAAGTTttagtgacaaaaatgtgtaattttttaaaatgatttgacaataaatgaatgacaatCAGctaatgatgtttttcttttttaatttggaaAATATTTGGTTTAATTGCAACAAGTTCCCCCTCGTTTTTCCATTCCAGGCTACTGTAGAAGCACTGTGacacaaaatggccgacttcatTAAAGCACAAACTGTGCccagaaatacagaaaaaaacaaaatggaagaAATAACACTTGACGGTTTGACTCACCATGTAGACACTCAGGTCCTCCCATCatgctttgctgctgctgctgaggcggcagcggcggcggcggtggcggtggCTGTACAGTTTCCAGACCGAGCAgcgaggatgaggaggacgaagaggacatggaggaggacgaggaggaggagcaaggtGGAGGAGACGTGGGAGGACACTGGGAGCTCTGGTTAGGCACCGCTGACTGTGAGCTCTGGGAGGAGATGACCgaccaaccaatcaatcaatcagtcaatcaatcaatcaatcaatcaggcTGCTTATTCATATTCTCATATTCTAAAAACAATAGTGATATTATTGATTCGCTACTTTATTTGCTGATAAGAAATTCTCAGGAATTCGCTGCAACTGTtagctgctactgctgttagCTTGTACTGTtagctgctactgctgttagCGTCTACTGTAGCCTGATGCCATGTTATCAAACCTTGACCTTAGCAGCTACTGTtagctgctactgctgttagCGTCTACTGTAGCCTGATGCCATGTTATCAAACCTTGACCTTAGCAGCTACTGTtagctgctactgctgttagCTTCTACTGTAGCCTGATGCCATGTTATCAAACCTTGACCTTAGCAGCTACTGTtagctgctactgctgttagCTTCTACTGTAGCCTGATGCCATGTTATCAAACCTTGACCGTAGCAGCTACTGTtagctgctactgctgttagctgctactgctgttagCTTCTACTGTAGCCTGATGCCATGTTATCAAACCTTGACCGTAGCAGCTACTGTTGCCAGTCGCTGCTAACATCAACATCGATGACAAAGCATCTGTTTACAGTCACTGCTAACGTCAAACACTATTTTCTGGCATCCAGCTACAGTTGTAGCCAGCAGCTGCTGTAGCATTGGCGTGTAACATTAGCAGACACGGGTGTAGGGACATAGTAGCAGCTAGCAGCTACAATACCGGCTTGCTAGCTGACAAACTAACTATCCATCCACTTCAGctaacatgaaaacaaagctaTGCCATGCTTGTGATGTCAGCAGTTAAAGATTGttgtgaaataataatcaacctattttatttgaaatattcattttagaaagcatgtttatttgtgaatcCCTGGGTTTTGGTCTCTGTCAGTTGTACCTGGGACGGGATCTGGGCGCTGGTGGAGCTGGGCCCGTTGCTGTGCATCCCCATCCCGTTCTCGGTCAGGAACTCCTCCAGGTCCATGTACTGCAGCTGGAACAGGCCTCCGTCACACGGCAGCGTCCGCTCCCACAGCAGCGGGCCCAGGAACGCTGACTGGGAGTTGGGCCTCAGTCCACCAGAACCCGGGACACCTCCGACGCCACCGGGGCCTCCGGGGCCTCCGGGGCCTCCGGCGTTGACACCCAGCGAGTCCTCGTCGGACTCTGATGGCTTGTCTTTGTCTGGAAAGACAGTGAGACCGACATGATGCATTGTTTTTGTAACGTATTGATTTACCACAGAATCGCTGCGTTTTGGtgaggtgttgttgttttcggTCTGACCACAGAGGTTAACGACCcttgctcctcctctctctatGTTTGTGTTGAAGGGCAAAAGTAAAGATAAGAGCCAATAACCGCTGATATCACGCGTGATAAGGTGCCATGAGGTGAAAGTGTTGGAAACAGAGAATATTCAAGAGTCTGCAGTGAATCCAGATTCTCTCCAGAACTGTGACTGTTCATCTTTCCACAATAGACTCAAACATTTATGCTCATTTGTGACGGGTTTATAAAACTCTGCCTGAAGCATTCTGACTTTTATCACACCATGTGACCGCTCgctgtttaaaaacatgtcataacatttcaaaacacatggttttACCTTAAAATGAAGGTGTGGTTGTTCCAGGATAAGACAGGAATGCTCGCCCTTATCAAAATAATGTCAAATACTCCAAAGATATCTTAAGAATGAGTTCTCTTACTTTATCTTGTCATTATACAGCCTTTTATGACGGGAACAATGAAGTttgttaaccactcactctcccacaccaaactccatacagaaaataagtgattttagctggaggggacacaggagctgctggtcctctgctgcctcgtgtggtcactttgtgtcactgaggtcaatctgaacaaaggattccaaatgccaaagtgacaaaatcagacattagaacttagtgatggaggcagcagcggatcaacaactccagtgtgtgtgatgttaaaatgactgattttctctatggggtttggtgtgggagagtgagtggttcactaACGTCAGAGCGACATAATGGTGAGAGAAAGTGAGAATCACAGCGTACACTGAAGACAGAGTAGATAATCAGATAATCACGTTAATAGTGAGGATAAACTCGACTGACCCTGAACTCCGACCCGTCAGTGAGGGAGAAAGTCCGATGGAAAGATAGATACAGACTCCAGACATCGATAAAAGAGCGGCCGCTTTTTAATGAACCGCTGTGAGGAACACAGAGGTGGAGAGACTGATTTCCCTGCTGCTCCCTGTGGGAATACCACTCCAACAAACTCTGCCTCCAAAAGTGCTTATTGAATGAATGGCACAGAGAATAATAAAGCTCAATCAAATAGTCATAAAAGAGCATATTTAAATGAGCCCGGGACGCACTGGGCcacagatttatatttaaagggATTCAAAAAAACTGATAAGACACTTGAGATTAAAGCAGGAAAACAGCAGAGAGGACGAGGACACAGCTTTAATGTCCCTCTGCAAACTTCTCATCTACTTTACACAGAAGCTCTGCTTCTTCTGACGGAAAATACACACCATGACTTTACCTTTATCATTATTTAGAGGAACATTTGTTTCTGCTTTCAATTAGCTTTAGGAAGCTAACTGTTAGCCAGCGCTGACTACATACACAGTCAGTGTAAAGTATGACATCATTACATGGGAAATGTGAcaacattaatgtgtgtgtgtgtgtgtgtgtgtgtgtatatacacacatagatatatatatgattaTGAGTGAGTTTTAAGGTTTGTAGACATTTCATTGTGAAAGTGTAGAAGCTAGCATTGTTTTCACGTACTAGTCCTttaatttacatgtttttactgAGGCAAATGTGGTCATTTATACTTTGAAATAATACTTTACTGATTAataggaaaggaaagaagagggaaggaaaggaaaggaaaggagaggaaagtagaggtaaggaaaggaaaggaggacATGGGGGAAGTCCCTTTGATTGCAGAGGGAGGAAataagaggaggagcagagaaacTGATGAGAGGAATAAGTGGAAGTGACAGTGTTTCATCAACGTGATGTGACACAGTGAATTAAGGGGACAAGTCATTAGgatagaggagaggaggagagatcagaggagagaggagaggaggagagatcagaggagagaggagaggaggagagatcagaggagaggaggaaacacaaggaCAGTGAGAGGACAGAAAAAGAATGACAGGTGAGAGGACGTATGCAAATTTGATAGAGATGTGGGAGGAAagaggaaggggagggagggagagagagagggagagagagggagagggagagagagggagagggagagagagggagagagaaacgAATGCAAATCAAATGggtttaaagagagagagagagagaaagaagaagagggaggacaACAAGCCTGAGAAAATGGAaatgagcagaggagagagtggaaGACAAAGATGTGATGAGACAGGAaaagtgtgacagagagagagagggagagatggagagggagagagatgtgATGGATGAGAGAGTGGGTGTTTGTGAGGGCGTTAAAAACAAAGCTCTTCAGAGAACGAGCTGAAACATCTCCTCTGAAACtgcacacactttaaaaacagccatgaattcatcttcatcatcagtgtgtgtgtgtgtgtgtgtgtgtgtgtgtgtcaccatcatcacctccaaattacactgaacacacagacacaggaagtgCAGCTGCAGCAACAGGCCACCAGGCGGCGCCAACCAACGACGACTATTTACTgatgtttactgatttttgagtctgatactgatatctcaaactcaagtatctacagatatcagtcattttagaccatttatcaATGTATGAAACCgttaatgacacatttgtgctgagtcatttcaaagacgtcaaattctccaactgtgtcacaaacatGACTTAGCGAAaaattttatttacaattttttttacagtctgtgcagagtgaagcatgcggtatatatatatatatatatatatatatatatatatatatatatacacatgtatatatgatCTTTGGACATTTTTATCCGGCCGATATCCGATTCCTTGATTTTTGAccaatatcggaccgatactgattcccatcggTAAACAACGAGACTGATACCAAAACTgagtcgagccgagtcgtgctacaACTTTAgcgtgtaaaaacaacaaaaacagtgcgataaagatattgtagacttaaactgacctAGATTTTTACTTGATAGGCATTTTGTTTAGGGGCTAaaatcattgttgtttttaaaagttaacaGTAATAACAATTGTTAGCCCTTGTTAGGCCTTGTTAAAATGATTAGCCACTGTAAGCCATTATTAGTACTTGTTAGCCATCGTTAGCCACCATTAACCCTTGTTAGCCCTTTTCAGCCATTGTTAGCGATATCAGTTGCAGGatatgtttgtgtccatgtttttttgccATGATGAATTCAGAGGAGACTTCACTCCGAGTTCCAACTTCTGCTGAGAATTAAAAAACGCACCacatgtgtcagtgcctcacacAACCACGCTCCAAAACAcccgaactatccctttaagagactttcctctcactcacacacacgtgtcacgTGACCCGCTCACCTTTCATCTCGCAGCAGTCCTTCACCTCTCTCTGGTCGCTCTTGATTGGCAGCTGGAGCAGAGACTTAAGGTTGGTCATGGAGGTCAGTTGTCCGCCCTGGGGGCCACTTCCGGCGGGGTTACTGGGCCCGAACTGGGGGCTGGTGGCCCCGGCGGGGAGGTCAGGAGgcaggagctgagtgaggggCCTCGACATGACTTCAGTCTacagaaggtggaggaggaggaggaggagcagtagCGACTCTACACACTCTTTAAGTTCAAGATCACAATAATCCAATTAGAGACGCTAATTGACAGACGCGCCGTCAAACGGTGCAGGTGTTGCGCTCAATATCTCCACCTGGTGTCCCGGTGTTCCGCTCGTCCCATGAGGACAtgagagtgtaaaaaaaacacaagtaaagacGAGGGTTTATCTCCAAAATGGCAGCATGCTGTCGGGATTATTCTTAATTCATGCTGTCACCTGCTTCAGCAGAGCAACACAAAAAACTccaccaaaaataaaaagacgtcacatgaagaagaagaagaattattCAATCCAGATTCAGGATCCGACGCTGGACTGGGGTCCGGTTCGGTGTGGTCCGCTGGTTTGTCTGAGATTATTCTGTTTTCTATATTTTAATCCCGGATGAGGTGAATAATCAAAAAGTGAGAGGGTGATGATCGTAGTCCCGTTGAATGAGTGAAGAGAGACACAGTCGAGTCTCAGCAGCAgcggaggagaagaagaagaagtagaagaagaaaagagagcaaatgaagaagaaaaatgaccgaaattgaacaaaaacacacgcgaaaaactgaaaaagatggaggaaataaagagaaaacaataatattcaCGAGATGAGAGAGTCTCAAAGATGAAGCTCttgt
This window harbors:
- the dbpa gene encoding D site albumin promoter binding protein a; translation: MSRPLTQLLPPDLPAGATSPQFGPSNPAGSGPQGGQLTSMTNLKSLLQLPIKSDQREVKDCCEMKDKDKPSESDEDSLGVNAGGPGGPGGPGGVGGVPGSGGLRPNSQSAFLGPLLWERTLPCDGGLFQLQYMDLEEFLTENGMGMHSNGPSSTSAQIPSQSSQSAVPNQSSQCPPTSPPPCSSSSSSSMSSSSSSSSLLGLETVQPPPPPPPLPPQQQQQSMMGGPECLHGAQSVPQDQSPSSTCPPGPPGPPVVANGNSNDVMVNFDPDPADLALSSVPGQEAFDPRRHRFSDDELKPQPMIKKARKMLVPDEQKDDKYWCRRVKNNEAAKRSRDARRLKENQISVRAAFLERENAALRQEVADMRKELGRCRNVINKYESRHGDL